In the Bacillus shivajii genome, one interval contains:
- a CDS encoding DUF262 domain-containing protein: MAFQTAITIQKAIENIDQRKYYLPSIQREFVWKPEQIERLFDSIMKDYPIGSFLFWHVEENNIEKYQFYEFIRDFHEKNNRHNVKANLIDGKPITAILDGQQRLTSLYIGLKGTYAEKLPYKKWKYEKSFVKKELYLNLLEESKNIDYTYDFKFLSKKDLSQQEDSNKWFKVSDILKFKGMNDIFKYVRENNIDSNYASECLSLLYEQIMRKGTVNYYLEEGQELDKVLNIFIRVNSGGTQLSYSDLLLSIATAQWTEEDARETITLFVDEINNIGDTFDFNKDIVLKTCLVLIDLNDIAFKVDNFNTTNMKKIESEWEDISQSIRLTVELISSLGFNYKTLTANYVIIPIAYYLYKKGNPKNFVESKDYKEDRKRIKNFITVALLKRVFGGQPDNVIKPLREIIKNNNDSFPYHEIRNNLKITNKSMKFTDEEVEDLLNYQYGKKYTFSVLSLLYPTLDYNNLFHQDHIFPKSLMKSRAKLRKFGLSDEAIAYCVENHNSLGNLQLLEGVPNQEKSDKQFEEWFNENYKTDMEKESYKTKHYIPEVDLCIGNFHIFMEKREKMILDKLKELLVIRDS; encoded by the coding sequence ATGGCATTTCAAACTGCGATTACGATACAAAAAGCAATCGAAAATATTGACCAGCGAAAATATTACTTACCTTCTATACAGCGTGAATTTGTGTGGAAACCTGAACAGATTGAAAGGTTATTTGATTCTATTATGAAAGATTATCCTATTGGTTCTTTTTTGTTTTGGCATGTAGAAGAAAATAATATTGAAAAATATCAGTTTTATGAATTTATTCGAGATTTTCATGAGAAGAATAATCGCCATAATGTGAAAGCAAACCTCATTGACGGAAAACCTATTACTGCAATATTAGATGGACAGCAAAGATTAACTTCTTTATATATTGGTTTAAAAGGAACATACGCTGAAAAATTACCTTATAAGAAGTGGAAATACGAAAAATCATTTGTAAAAAAAGAGCTATATTTAAATCTATTAGAAGAATCAAAGAATATAGATTATACATATGATTTTAAGTTCTTAAGTAAGAAAGACTTATCCCAGCAAGAGGACAGCAACAAGTGGTTTAAAGTTTCCGATATACTTAAGTTTAAAGGTATGAATGACATTTTCAAATATGTAAGAGAAAACAACATAGATAGTAATTATGCTTCGGAGTGCCTAAGTTTACTTTATGAGCAGATTATGAGAAAAGGAACAGTGAACTATTACTTGGAGGAAGGGCAGGAACTTGATAAGGTTTTAAATATTTTTATCCGAGTGAACAGTGGCGGAACACAGCTAAGTTATTCAGATTTATTGTTATCAATCGCGACAGCGCAATGGACAGAAGAAGATGCCAGAGAAACGATCACTTTATTTGTTGATGAAATTAATAACATTGGAGATACATTTGATTTTAACAAAGATATCGTTTTGAAAACTTGTCTCGTACTAATTGATTTAAATGATATTGCATTTAAAGTTGATAATTTTAACACTACGAATATGAAAAAGATTGAATCAGAATGGGAGGATATATCTCAATCTATTCGATTGACGGTCGAGCTTATTTCAAGCTTAGGGTTTAATTACAAAACGCTAACTGCAAACTACGTGATTATACCAATTGCTTATTACTTATATAAAAAAGGAAACCCAAAGAATTTTGTTGAATCAAAGGATTACAAAGAAGATAGAAAAAGGATCAAAAACTTTATTACAGTGGCTCTACTAAAAAGAGTTTTCGGAGGCCAACCGGATAACGTAATTAAGCCATTAAGAGAAATTATTAAAAATAACAATGACTCATTTCCATATCATGAAATTAGAAATAACCTAAAAATAACAAATAAATCGATGAAGTTTACAGACGAAGAGGTAGAGGATTTACTCAATTATCAATATGGAAAAAAGTACACATTTTCAGTTTTGTCACTACTTTATCCTACTCTCGATTATAATAATTTATTTCATCAAGATCATATTTTCCCAAAGAGTCTCATGAAATCTCGTGCAAAGTTACGTAAATTTGGGTTATCAGATGAAGCAATAGCTTATTGTGTTGAAAACCATAATTCTCTAGGGAACCTACAATTACTTGAGGGTGTACCAAACCAAGAAAAGTCAGATAAGCAATTTGAAGAATGGTTCAATGAAAATTATAAAACCGATATGGAGAAAGAAAGTTATAAAACGAAGCATTACATTCCTGAAGTTGACCTTTGTATCGGAAACTTTCATATATTTATGGAAAAGAGAGAAAAGATGATATTGGATAAATTAAAGGAGTTATTGGTTATTAGAGATAGTTAG
- a CDS encoding HNH endonuclease — MFSYNPMVNIQDVTMVHYKEDRAKNDPWEKEPKQSLQKLFNKLDKKRLIEVVKQDILAEKSQYSSFYKDGEVKPYFRNRYERKGKNRLRAIEVHGTTCIACGFDFEKVYGEHGKDFIEVHHMKPLSTLDEAIEVDPKKDIVPVCANCHRMIHRKKDHVLSIEELKELLKIQG; from the coding sequence TTGTTTTCTTATAACCCTATGGTGAATATCCAAGATGTAACGATGGTGCATTATAAAGAAGATCGTGCAAAGAATGATCCTTGGGAAAAGGAACCGAAACAAAGTTTACAGAAGCTCTTTAATAAATTAGATAAAAAGAGATTAATAGAAGTTGTAAAACAAGACATTCTAGCAGAAAAATCACAATACTCGTCTTTTTATAAGGATGGAGAAGTTAAACCGTATTTTAGAAATCGCTATGAAAGGAAAGGTAAAAACAGATTGCGGGCAATAGAAGTTCACGGCACAACTTGTATTGCATGTGGATTTGATTTCGAGAAAGTATACGGGGAACATGGTAAAGATTTTATCGAAGTACATCATATGAAACCACTAAGTACATTAGACGAAGCAATAGAGGTCGATCCTAAAAAGGATATAGTTCCCGTTTGTGCTAATTGTCATCGTATGATACATCGTAAAAAAGATCATGTGTTATCTATAGAAGAATTGAAAGAACTATTAAAAATACAAGGGTAA
- a CDS encoding AAA family ATPase yields MTIPSNITKEHIEQALEKIDEIGIENVRPATKFEVLHNDKRYPPKEVLRFANEIANGNELNNFSGGDESNNFLIDREFTIVLKDTDQIIGKNYTKNKSVNRELMIGRGNIFHSRNEADWAFDFTYNLVTELGIEGPGDERLSVTYRKGRKSIHINFCSWLVLGFSHNKQGTEVRLPFTETSELDGYEIDYNFKKMGMTKKVNCYVLPLSDVQSLSKTLEENYKETLQYIVELFENQKRSPYRHHNHDQLEEAIFNNEMRKEIFMNGFEIGDAVEEDEDVQYFWLTANPSIWDVSKIKNGEAVFYTAYNEKGNKRRIFHAFESAQPKDKIIFYESTPRREIVAIGEVVEGLHKEEHEGFPELVDGVSFRYIRDVKPISWSQVIEVDELKNANPIKNGAQGSLFELTKEEYETILALEEPEEQEISTRDEGLKKIDFNTPIEIRGLHFEDKQLIMNQAQTALKNGKNIILTGPPGTGKSKLAKEICRSFEVDYQMTTATSDWSTYETIGGYRPEADGTLSFKPGLFLSCFKNSNTYKQQNEWLIIDEMNRADIDKAFGSLFSALTGDSISLPFTAESGKQVIVRPQKDNMTFPKNDYEYIIPNDWRLIGTMNTFDKASLYEMSYAFMRRFAFIPVGVPKVISDELVESYLTQWGIEQHSYIRPLTQTWKLINEKRQIGPAIVEDIAKYTVEDGDFTSAIILYVMPQFEGLMDHEIIEFVNKMGELTEIDKERLHNFAVDFFQIKE; encoded by the coding sequence ATGACAATACCAAGCAACATAACAAAAGAACATATCGAACAAGCGTTAGAGAAGATTGATGAAATCGGTATTGAAAATGTAAGGCCAGCGACTAAATTTGAGGTACTGCATAATGATAAGCGATATCCACCAAAGGAAGTATTAAGGTTTGCAAATGAAATAGCTAATGGAAATGAATTAAATAACTTCAGTGGTGGAGACGAATCCAATAATTTTTTAATTGATAGAGAATTTACCATCGTTTTAAAAGACACCGACCAAATCATTGGAAAGAATTATACGAAGAATAAAAGCGTCAATCGCGAACTAATGATTGGCCGAGGGAACATTTTTCATTCAAGAAATGAAGCTGATTGGGCCTTTGATTTTACATATAATTTGGTTACTGAACTTGGTATTGAAGGGCCTGGTGATGAACGGCTTTCGGTCACTTATCGTAAGGGTCGAAAATCTATACATATCAATTTTTGTAGCTGGTTAGTTTTAGGGTTTTCCCATAATAAACAAGGAACCGAAGTCCGCCTTCCTTTTACTGAAACCAGTGAACTGGACGGTTATGAGATCGATTATAACTTTAAAAAGATGGGGATGACCAAAAAAGTAAATTGCTATGTACTCCCATTATCAGATGTACAATCCCTATCAAAAACACTTGAAGAAAATTATAAAGAAACGCTTCAATATATCGTAGAACTATTTGAAAATCAAAAGCGTTCGCCGTACCGACATCATAATCATGATCAATTAGAGGAAGCAATATTTAATAATGAAATGAGGAAGGAAATCTTTATGAACGGGTTTGAGATAGGGGATGCAGTTGAAGAGGATGAAGACGTGCAGTATTTTTGGTTAACGGCTAATCCTTCGATTTGGGATGTAAGCAAAATAAAGAATGGGGAAGCAGTTTTTTATACAGCTTATAATGAAAAAGGAAATAAAAGAAGGATCTTTCATGCGTTTGAATCTGCTCAACCGAAAGATAAAATCATTTTTTATGAGTCTACTCCTCGAAGAGAAATCGTAGCAATAGGTGAAGTCGTTGAAGGCCTTCATAAAGAAGAACATGAAGGTTTTCCAGAGCTAGTTGACGGAGTTTCTTTTCGATACATTCGTGATGTTAAACCAATCTCTTGGTCACAAGTTATTGAAGTCGACGAATTAAAGAACGCGAACCCAATAAAAAACGGTGCACAAGGCAGTTTATTTGAACTGACAAAAGAAGAATACGAGACGATTCTTGCACTAGAGGAGCCAGAAGAACAAGAAATTAGTACAAGGGATGAAGGACTAAAGAAAATTGATTTTAATACCCCAATTGAGATAAGAGGTCTACACTTTGAAGATAAACAATTAATCATGAACCAAGCCCAAACTGCTCTTAAAAACGGGAAGAATATCATTTTAACAGGACCTCCAGGAACTGGGAAGTCAAAATTAGCGAAAGAAATTTGCCGAAGTTTTGAAGTCGATTATCAAATGACAACAGCCACCTCAGATTGGTCAACGTATGAAACGATTGGTGGCTATCGTCCAGAGGCAGATGGAACACTGTCATTTAAACCAGGTTTATTTTTGTCATGCTTTAAAAACTCAAATACGTATAAACAGCAAAATGAATGGTTGATCATTGATGAAATGAATCGTGCCGACATTGATAAAGCCTTTGGATCTTTATTTTCAGCGTTAACGGGTGATTCAATTTCATTACCTTTTACAGCAGAAAGTGGAAAACAGGTCATCGTTCGACCGCAAAAGGATAATATGACTTTTCCAAAAAATGATTACGAATATATCATCCCGAATGATTGGCGCTTAATTGGAACGATGAACACTTTTGATAAAGCATCTTTATATGAAATGAGCTATGCGTTTATGAGACGTTTTGCCTTTATTCCTGTTGGTGTTCCAAAGGTTATATCAGATGAACTTGTAGAATCGTACCTTACTCAATGGGGAATAGAGCAACATAGTTATATTCGGCCGCTCACTCAAACGTGGAAATTGATTAACGAAAAAAGACAAATCGGTCCTGCAATTGTTGAAGACATTGCTAAGTATACGGTAGAAGATGGAGACTTTACTTCAGCAATTATTTTATATGTTATGCCTCAGTTTGAAGGGCTGATGGATCATGAAATCATCGAATTTGTAAACAAAATGGGTGAACTAACTGAAATTGACAAAGAACGTTTACACAACTTTGCCGTTGATTTTTTCCAAATAAAGGAGTAA